A single region of the Leptolyngbyaceae cyanobacterium genome encodes:
- the ebsA gene encoding type IV pilus biogenesis protein EbsA: MNIDQLPPANPQRVNVYAPYYQGNKKSWLPKAISLYEKGVLEGERKIEGGESIPFVATWNVAMLPSDLTRCRLQFDGNAELSYEVTLANNEFVNYLIEVIMSFKTSRTVDFSKAFYRKLLRLEE, translated from the coding sequence ATGAATATTGACCAGCTGCCACCCGCTAATCCGCAACGAGTAAACGTTTACGCACCTTATTATCAAGGCAACAAGAAGTCTTGGCTACCCAAGGCGATCAGCCTTTATGAAAAAGGAGTTTTAGAAGGGGAACGCAAAATTGAAGGTGGGGAAAGCATTCCCTTCGTTGCGACTTGGAATGTGGCAATGTTACCATCAGACCTTACCCGCTGTCGCTTGCAGTTTGATGGCAATGCCGAACTGAGTTACGAAGTAACATTGGCTAATAATGAATTCGTAAATTATTTAATAGAAGTGATAATGAGTTTTAAAACTTCTCGTACAGTAGATTTCTCTAAAGCGTTCTACCGGAAATTACTTCGTTTAGAAGAGTAG
- a CDS encoding DNA polymerase III subunit gamma/tau: MSYEPLHHKYRPQTFADLVGQEAISTTLTNAINQQKIAPAYLFTGPRGTGKTSSARILAKSLNCIASEVPTFHPCGKCNVCLEITKGSSLDVVEIDAASNTGVDNIRELIERAQFAPVQGRYKVYIIDECHMLSTAAFNALLKTLEEPPKKVIFVLATTDPQRVLPTIISRCQRFDFRRIPLESMVRHLRNIANKENIDINDEALTLVAQIAQGGLRDAESTLDQLSLLSGEVTVEKVWDLVGAVPEKDLMAILLALTEDNIELLLERTRRLMERGREPLIVLQNLASFYRDFLIAKTAPERHDLVALTKPTWLELRQLAKSWQIATILAGQKHLKESEVQLRNTTQPRLWLEVTLLGLLPSANSRQQVETTIQVSQIQPSNHANHAIATPPSNTSQPSIVQPKTTPVAENFQVEVTHQHQNIPSTQPEIIQNNPPISPAIPVNETSEITDAQNREYSNLEQIWQQVINNIEIDGTKSMLRINSCLLSFNGREAVIGSKRKHLFKLIQGASPLIEKAFLTTLRTKVKITFQVVTNDNHASGGGGSSTKAVKQVTVARENIIEEKPSYPVENSHSASSKIAENPQNNLPNQNQTLADSHLSQESTKTDLKYENLAASPSFQDLPTKDAEIVNEERLVEDGAKRLAAFFKGEIVDFSAEFSQIIYANAPEKPKFKNAESKLPDWETEGIDGAEDEEF, encoded by the coding sequence ATGTCATACGAACCATTACATCATAAATATCGTCCGCAAACCTTTGCCGATCTGGTGGGGCAAGAAGCAATTTCTACCACCTTAACTAATGCGATTAACCAACAAAAAATTGCTCCAGCTTACTTGTTTACTGGCCCTAGAGGAACGGGTAAAACTTCTAGTGCCAGAATTTTAGCAAAATCTCTTAATTGTATCGCTAGTGAAGTTCCTACATTTCACCCCTGTGGTAAATGTAATGTTTGTTTGGAAATTACCAAAGGTTCATCTTTAGATGTTGTAGAAATTGATGCTGCTAGCAATACAGGCGTTGATAATATTAGAGAATTAATCGAACGCGCCCAATTTGCTCCCGTTCAAGGTCGTTATAAGGTTTATATAATTGATGAATGCCATATGCTCAGTACGGCGGCATTTAATGCTTTATTGAAAACCTTAGAAGAACCGCCTAAAAAAGTTATATTTGTCTTAGCAACTACCGATCCGCAGCGAGTATTGCCAACGATTATTTCCCGTTGTCAAAGGTTTGATTTTCGTCGCATTCCTTTGGAATCGATGGTGCGGCATTTGCGGAATATTGCGAATAAAGAAAATATCGATATTAATGACGAAGCATTAACTTTAGTGGCGCAGATCGCTCAAGGTGGATTGAGAGATGCTGAAAGTACTCTCGATCAATTGAGTTTATTATCAGGTGAAGTTACGGTAGAAAAAGTTTGGGATTTAGTTGGTGCTGTTCCAGAAAAAGATTTAATGGCAATTTTGTTAGCTTTGACAGAGGATAATATAGAATTACTTTTAGAAAGAACTCGTCGCCTAATGGAAAGAGGACGAGAACCGCTGATCGTTTTACAAAATTTAGCGAGCTTTTATCGAGATTTTTTAATTGCTAAAACAGCACCAGAACGTCACGATCTAGTAGCTTTAACTAAACCTACTTGGCTAGAACTGCGTCAGTTAGCTAAAAGCTGGCAGATTGCTACAATTTTGGCCGGACAAAAACATTTGAAAGAAAGTGAAGTTCAACTTAGAAATACAACTCAACCTCGTTTATGGTTGGAAGTAACGCTGTTGGGATTATTGCCTTCGGCAAATAGCAGACAGCAGGTAGAAACAACTATTCAAGTTTCCCAAATCCAACCATCAAATCACGCAAATCACGCGATCGCAACCCCACCATCGAATACATCGCAGCCATCGATCGTACAACCAAAAACCACTCCTGTAGCTGAAAATTTCCAGGTAGAAGTTACTCATCAGCATCAAAATATCCCATCTACTCAGCCCGAAATAATTCAAAATAATCCACCTATATCACCAGCTATTCCTGTTAATGAAACCTCGGAAATTACCGACGCTCAAAATAGAGAATATTCAAATCTCGAACAAATTTGGCAACAAGTAATTAATAATATTGAAATAGACGGTACTAAATCAATGTTGCGGATCAATAGCTGCTTGCTTTCATTTAATGGTAGAGAAGCAGTGATTGGTAGTAAACGCAAACATTTATTCAAATTAATACAAGGAGCATCACCTTTAATTGAAAAAGCATTTTTAACTACCTTAAGAACCAAAGTGAAAATTACTTTCCAAGTGGTGACAAATGACAACCACGCTTCTGGAGGTGGAGGTAGTTCAACCAAAGCTGTTAAGCAAGTTACGGTAGCTAGGGAAAATATTATTGAAGAAAAGCCTAGTTATCCTGTAGAAAATTCACATTCGGCTTCTTCTAAAATTGCAGAAAATCCTCAAAATAATTTGCCAAATCAAAATCAAACTTTAGCTGACAGCCATTTAAGTCAGGAAAGTACTAAAACTGATTTAAAATATGAAAATTTAGCAGCTTCCCCATCCTTCCAAGATTTGCCAACTAAGGATGCAGAGATAGTCAACGAGGAACGATTGGTAGAAGATGGTGCGAAACGCCTTGCTGCTTTTTTCAAAGGGGAAATAGTTGATTTTTCAGCAGAATTTTCTCAAATAATTTATGCTAACGCGCCGGAAAAACCTAAATTTAAAAATGCCGAGTCAAAATTACCGGACTGGGAGACAGAAGGAATAGATGGAGCCGAGGATGAGGAATTTTGA
- a CDS encoding DUF202 domain-containing protein, with amino-acid sequence MDRRPIVDRQREHQANERTFLAWLRTSIALIGFGFAIARFGLFLRELESALRQQNTASPSFINSQNLGLSLVLAGILIIALSVWRYNQVFRQIETSNYQPNRLMVWLTAIVVAIVGILSIPFVLWREPSTPSKIPAAKELRMK; translated from the coding sequence ATGGATAGACGACCAATCGTTGACAGGCAGCGAGAGCATCAAGCTAATGAAAGAACTTTTTTAGCTTGGTTGCGGACTTCTATCGCTTTAATTGGCTTTGGATTTGCGATCGCTCGTTTTGGCTTGTTTCTCAGAGAATTAGAATCTGCACTCAGACAACAAAATACTGCTAGTCCTTCTTTTATTAATTCTCAAAATCTCGGATTGAGTTTGGTATTAGCGGGTATTCTAATCATTGCCTTATCTGTTTGGCGCTACAATCAAGTTTTTCGACAAATCGAAACTAGCAATTATCAGCCGAATCGTTTAATGGTATGGTTGACGGCGATCGTGGTAGCGATCGTCGGTATTCTTAGTATTCCTTTTGTTTTGTGGCGAGAACCATCTACTCCCAGTAAAATACCAGCAGCCAAAGAACTCAGAATGAAATAA
- a CDS encoding DNA recombination-mediator protein A → MSQSIDLPKIDELVQELATIQQTGSKRIALLGSRHVPITHQHLIEMMSYALVLSGNRLITSGATGTNAAAIRGAMRADPKLLTVILPQSLERQPQESRQQLEQVMHLVEKPENNHLSLGEASALCNQEIVSRCQQLICFAFHDSRTLLQTCKDAEEQRKLVTLFYFD, encoded by the coding sequence TTGAGTCAGTCGATAGATTTACCAAAAATTGATGAATTAGTCCAAGAACTCGCGACGATCCAGCAAACTGGTTCTAAGCGAATCGCTTTGTTAGGATCGCGACACGTTCCCATTACCCATCAGCATCTCATAGAGATGATGAGCTATGCCCTGGTATTATCAGGCAATCGGTTAATTACCTCTGGTGCGACTGGTACTAATGCTGCTGCCATCCGAGGCGCAATGCGTGCTGACCCCAAACTATTAACGGTCATCCTACCCCAAAGCCTCGAACGTCAACCGCAAGAATCGCGCCAACAATTAGAACAAGTAATGCACTTGGTAGAAAAGCCAGAAAACAATCACCTGTCTTTAGGGGAAGCCAGCGCTCTATGTAACCAAGAAATAGTATCCAGATGTCAGCAATTAATTTGCTTTGCTTTTCATGACAGCCGGACATTGCTGCAAACTTGTAAAGATGCAGAAGAACAGAGAAAATTAGTCACTCTGTTTTACTTTGATTAA
- a CDS encoding phosphotransacetylase family protein: MPKSGKFLLIGSTEAYSGKSAAVLGLAHLLKEKQLDIAYGKPVGTCWSNDRNDGTDEDVKFLADSLNLPPNRLLKTFLFLDVPTIEKRLRGEDRINYRALLAESSQMELGELILLEGPGTLDEGSLFEMSLLETAEVVDASILLVARLESVLSVHKILSAKQRLGDRLSGVLLNDIPHDQLEVLQTEVTPFLENRNIPVLGILPRSALLRSVSVKELVHQLSAEVICRGDRLDLMVESLKIGAMNVNSALKYFRKGRNMAVVTGGDRPDIQLAALETSTQCLILTGHVSPPDFILSRAEDLEIPILSVDLDTLTTVEIINHTFGQVRLQEPAKVQCICQMMAQHFDIDRAIEKLGLKTAVTQP, from the coding sequence GTGCCAAAATCGGGAAAATTTTTGCTGATAGGATCGACTGAGGCTTACAGTGGCAAGTCAGCAGCGGTCTTGGGGCTAGCTCATCTGTTAAAGGAAAAACAGCTTGATATTGCTTACGGCAAGCCGGTAGGAACCTGTTGGAGCAACGATCGAAATGATGGCACCGATGAGGATGTCAAGTTTTTAGCCGATAGCCTCAATTTGCCGCCAAACCGCTTGCTAAAAACATTTTTATTTCTGGATGTCCCAACCATCGAAAAACGGTTACGGGGAGAAGATCGAATAAACTATCGTGCTTTGCTAGCAGAATCGTCCCAAATGGAATTGGGCGAATTAATCTTGTTAGAAGGGCCAGGAACTCTCGATGAGGGCAGTTTGTTTGAAATGTCCTTGTTAGAAACGGCGGAAGTGGTTGATGCCTCGATTCTCCTAGTGGCACGGTTGGAATCGGTACTATCGGTACATAAGATATTGTCAGCGAAGCAGCGCTTAGGCGATCGCTTATCTGGGGTGTTGCTCAATGATATTCCCCACGATCAACTAGAAGTCTTACAAACAGAAGTCACGCCATTTCTGGAAAACCGAAATATTCCGGTATTGGGAATTCTGCCGCGCAGCGCTTTATTGCGAAGCGTGAGCGTCAAGGAACTGGTACACCAGCTAAGCGCGGAAGTGATTTGTCGGGGCGATCGTTTGGATTTGATGGTGGAAAGCCTGAAAATCGGGGCGATGAATGTCAATTCAGCCTTGAAATATTTCCGCAAAGGCAGAAATATGGCTGTCGTGACTGGTGGCGATCGTCCTGACATCCAGTTAGCGGCACTAGAAACTTCTACTCAATGTCTGATTTTAACCGGACACGTATCTCCTCCCGACTTTATCCTCAGCCGTGCTGAAGATTTAGAAATTCCCATCCTCTCAGTGGATCTCGATACCCTCACCACCGTAGAAATCATCAACCACACTTTTGGTCAAGTGCGCCTGCAAGAACCGGCCAAAGTCCAGTGTATCTGTCAGATGATGGCACAACACTTTGACATCGATCGCGCGATCGAAAAATTAGGTCTCAAAACTGCCGTAACTCAGCCATAG
- a CDS encoding MAPEG family protein, translating to MTLLQVSMPSIFLYCIAIAAVLVYLPFLLVAYARVTFGPEALATPRAVVDKLPPYAQRATWAHQNAFEAFTLFAPAALMAYVTKVDSSLAAGAAIAFLIARLLHSVFYILNIPLARALMFAIGSLSIATLIIVSLSQVNAN from the coding sequence ATGACCCTATTACAAGTTTCGATGCCTAGCATTTTTCTTTACTGTATTGCCATAGCCGCTGTTTTAGTGTATTTACCATTTTTGCTGGTAGCTTATGCCCGCGTCACCTTTGGGCCAGAAGCTCTAGCAACTCCCAGAGCGGTAGTTGATAAGTTGCCTCCCTACGCCCAAAGAGCAACTTGGGCGCATCAAAATGCTTTTGAAGCTTTTACCCTATTTGCCCCAGCAGCGTTGATGGCTTATGTAACGAAAGTTGATTCTTCTTTGGCAGCAGGAGCAGCGATCGCATTTTTGATAGCCCGATTGCTTCACTCGGTTTTTTATATTTTGAATATACCGTTAGCACGAGCGCTGATGTTTGCGATCGGTTCTCTTTCGATTGCTACTTTAATCATTGTCAGTCTGAGCCAAGTTAACGCAAATTAG
- a CDS encoding glycosyltransferase family 2 protein, protein MPANSWPENNSYNELDPIGSLLSELPPTDDSEGIPNTWYAGRRRKAAVVLTVVWSGTIALHLFSWGIWFVLALTTLMVFHAIRVLRSRPRDLPEPLCEDNQANWPFVSLLVAAKNEEAVIGKLVKNMCSLDYPEHLYELWVIDDNSTDRTPAVLDRLTKEYQQLKVFRRPAGASGGKSGALNQVLPLTRGEVIAVFDADAQVSEDMLRRVVPAFAREKVGAVQVQKAISNSSFNFWTRGQTAEMALDSFFQQHRVAIGGIGELRGNGQFIRRSALESCGGFNEETITDDLDLTIRLHLDRWDVDFLLEPPVEEEGVTTALALWHQRNRWAEGGYQRYLDYWRPIFRNRMGTRKTWDMFMFWITQYFLPTAAVPDFLMAVIRNRLPVYSPITGLMLGMSFIAMFNGLRRINQAEKLSFSDVFFMMLQTIRGNLYMLHWVVIMASTTARMSIRPKRLKWVKTVHKGSGE, encoded by the coding sequence ATGCCAGCGAATTCCTGGCCCGAAAACAATTCTTACAACGAGCTCGATCCAATCGGCTCTTTATTATCTGAGTTGCCTCCTACGGATGACTCGGAAGGAATACCTAATACTTGGTACGCCGGACGCAGGCGCAAAGCTGCTGTGGTGTTAACCGTAGTTTGGAGCGGTACGATCGCCCTGCATTTATTTTCGTGGGGAATCTGGTTCGTACTAGCTTTGACTACCTTGATGGTATTTCACGCGATTCGGGTTTTGCGATCGCGCCCCCGCGATTTACCCGAACCTTTGTGCGAAGATAACCAAGCTAATTGGCCTTTTGTTTCCCTACTGGTAGCCGCTAAAAATGAAGAGGCAGTGATCGGGAAACTGGTGAAAAATATGTGCAGCCTCGACTACCCGGAGCACCTTTACGAACTTTGGGTGATCGATGACAACAGCACCGATCGAACGCCAGCAGTACTCGATCGACTTACCAAAGAATACCAGCAGCTAAAAGTATTCCGCAGACCCGCAGGTGCCAGCGGCGGCAAATCAGGCGCTTTAAATCAAGTCCTACCTTTGACTCGCGGCGAAGTGATCGCCGTATTCGATGCCGACGCCCAAGTGTCCGAAGATATGTTGCGCCGAGTCGTACCCGCTTTTGCCCGCGAAAAAGTCGGTGCGGTGCAAGTTCAAAAAGCGATCTCTAATTCGTCTTTTAACTTTTGGACTCGGGGACAAACTGCTGAAATGGCTTTAGATAGCTTCTTTCAGCAACATCGGGTAGCGATCGGCGGTATCGGCGAACTGCGAGGCAACGGTCAATTTATCCGTCGTTCTGCTTTAGAAAGCTGCGGCGGTTTTAATGAGGAAACGATTACAGATGACCTGGATTTAACAATTCGCCTGCATCTCGATCGATGGGATGTTGATTTTCTACTGGAACCTCCGGTAGAAGAAGAAGGGGTAACAACGGCTTTAGCCCTTTGGCATCAGCGCAATCGCTGGGCAGAAGGTGGTTATCAACGTTACCTCGACTACTGGCGACCGATTTTCCGCAACCGCATGGGTACTCGAAAAACCTGGGATATGTTCATGTTTTGGATTACCCAGTATTTCTTACCCACAGCCGCAGTACCCGATTTTTTGATGGCAGTAATTCGCAATCGACTACCCGTTTACAGCCCGATTACTGGTTTGATGCTGGGAATGTCTTTTATCGCGATGTTTAATGGTTTGCGGCGGATTAATCAAGCGGAAAAACTCAGTTTTTCTGATGTATTTTTCATGATGCTACAAACTATCCGAGGCAATTTGTATATGCTTCACTGGGTAGTCATCATGGCTAGTACAACGGCTCGGATGTCTATTAGACCGAAGCGCCTTAAATGGGTAAAAACCGTTCATAAAGGTAGTGGGGAATAA
- the hisIE gene encoding bifunctional phosphoribosyl-AMP cyclohydrolase/phosphoribosyl-ATP diphosphatase HisIE has translation MSAPESTTFSQSIPLDEIRYDERGLVPAIVQDYLDGAVLMMAWMNRESLEKTILTGRTWFWSRSRAQLWPKGETSGHVQNVKSIRYDCDSDALLLSVEQVGDIACHTGERSCFHQVDSQKVAPPADTLSQVFEVICDRRDRPKEDSYTCKLFNGGDNKILKKIGEEAAEVVMACKDDDKDAIAGEAADLIYHTLVALAYHQVDIKAVYRKLQERRR, from the coding sequence ATGTCTGCTCCGGAGTCAACCACTTTTTCTCAATCTATTCCCTTGGACGAAATTCGCTACGATGAACGGGGTTTAGTACCGGCTATTGTTCAGGATTATCTGGATGGTGCTGTGTTGATGATGGCTTGGATGAATCGGGAGTCGTTAGAAAAAACTATTTTAACTGGTAGAACTTGGTTTTGGAGTCGTTCCCGCGCTCAGTTGTGGCCGAAAGGGGAAACTTCCGGGCACGTCCAGAATGTGAAAAGTATTCGTTATGACTGTGATAGCGATGCGCTACTCCTAAGTGTGGAGCAGGTGGGAGATATTGCTTGCCACACTGGTGAGAGGAGTTGTTTTCATCAAGTGGACTCTCAAAAGGTAGCGCCGCCAGCCGATACTCTGTCTCAGGTATTTGAGGTGATTTGCGATCGTCGCGATCGTCCGAAAGAAGATTCTTATACCTGCAAGCTATTCAACGGCGGCGATAACAAAATTTTGAAGAAGATTGGGGAAGAAGCCGCCGAAGTGGTGATGGCTTGTAAGGATGATGATAAGGATGCGATCGCTGGTGAAGCTGCCGATCTCATATATCACACTTTGGTTGCTTTAGCATATCACCAAGTCGATATCAAAGCGGTTTATCGCAAATTGCAAGAACGTCGGCGCTAG
- a CDS encoding MFS transporter has protein sequence MTLNSVKLLPKPQLFSFPPLNRQVWILAAGRFLLEVGTGFTLFYAPIFFVNQVFLSATQVGIALGSASISGVVGRILGGVFADSTFWGRRRTLLLSAAISAVASFALATTSNFSSLVAGNLLMGLGMGFYWPATEAVVADLTEGEHRKEAYALARLADNLGLGTGIILGGGLIATTGAYRALFLIDGLSFLVFFGVVYFAIEQTYQPKAINSHGQSPFDGWITALSDRRLSVFVVVNVIFTTYISQLHSTMPLYFNKYISIANSTGFSTSTISALFTWHMILTILCLMPIARILKRFSQPKALSISALLWAVGFCLLWVTGVASSWPLLWAILAMGVFAIAIVSYTPFASSLVADLAPPDLRGVYLSINSLCWAVGYAIGPPLGGWAMDRNIAVVYSFWLSLAVSVLITLGILQYLNRILVSEKPPS, from the coding sequence ATGACGCTTAATTCCGTAAAATTGTTACCCAAACCGCAATTATTCTCATTTCCTCCCCTCAATCGTCAAGTATGGATTCTCGCTGCTGGTCGATTCCTGTTGGAAGTTGGCACTGGTTTCACTTTATTTTACGCACCGATTTTTTTTGTTAATCAAGTATTTTTATCGGCTACTCAAGTAGGTATCGCCTTGGGAAGTGCTTCGATTTCTGGTGTAGTAGGTCGCATCTTAGGGGGTGTATTTGCGGACTCGACCTTTTGGGGTCGTCGGCGGACTTTATTGCTTTCTGCGGCTATTTCTGCCGTTGCATCCTTTGCCTTAGCTACTACTAGCAATTTCTCGTCTTTAGTCGCTGGTAATTTGCTGATGGGGTTGGGTATGGGTTTTTACTGGCCTGCAACAGAAGCAGTGGTAGCGGATTTAACTGAAGGTGAACATCGAAAGGAAGCTTACGCGCTCGCTAGATTAGCAGATAACTTGGGCTTGGGGACGGGAATCATTTTAGGCGGCGGATTAATTGCGACGACTGGTGCTTATAGAGCGCTATTTTTGATTGATGGGCTATCTTTTTTGGTGTTTTTTGGGGTGGTTTATTTTGCGATCGAGCAAACTTATCAACCAAAGGCAATCAATAGTCATGGTCAATCACCTTTTGATGGTTGGATTACAGCACTAAGCGATCGCCGTTTGTCGGTCTTTGTAGTAGTCAATGTTATTTTTACTACTTACATTTCTCAACTACACAGTACCATGCCCTTATATTTCAATAAGTATATATCAATTGCCAATTCTACGGGTTTTTCGACCAGTACTATTAGTGCCTTATTCACTTGGCACATGATTTTGACCATTTTGTGTCTAATGCCGATCGCGCGAATCTTAAAGCGGTTTAGTCAGCCTAAAGCTTTGAGTATTTCTGCCTTACTCTGGGCAGTAGGATTTTGTTTGCTTTGGGTAACCGGGGTCGCGTCCAGCTGGCCATTGCTTTGGGCTATCTTAGCAATGGGAGTATTTGCGATCGCTATTGTCTCCTATACCCCTTTTGCCTCTTCCCTAGTTGCCGATCTTGCCCCACCAGACCTTCGAGGAGTTTATCTTTCCATTAACTCGTTATGCTGGGCAGTTGGATATGCAATTGGCCCTCCTTTAGGAGGTTGGGCAATGGATCGAAATATCGCCGTTGTCTACAGTTTTTGGTTGAGTTTAGCAGTCAGCGTATTGATAACACTGGGAATTTTGCAATACCTCAACCGAATCTTAGTTAGCGAAAAACCCCCAAGCTGA
- a CDS encoding YajQ family cyclic di-GMP-binding protein, translated as MASTYSFDIVSDFDYQELVNAVDQTNREIISRYDLKDTQTTVELGKEEITVNTDSEFTLDAIHTILQTKAAKRNLSLKIFDYGKVESASGNRVRQVIKLKKGISQEIGKQITKLIRDEFKKVQASIQGDAVRISAKAKDDLQLVIQRLKQEEYPVALQFTNYR; from the coding sequence ATGGCTTCTACTTATTCATTTGATATTGTCAGTGATTTTGATTACCAAGAATTGGTTAATGCTGTAGATCAAACCAACAGAGAAATCATTAGCCGCTACGATCTCAAAGACACGCAAACTACCGTGGAATTGGGAAAAGAAGAAATTACTGTCAATACTGATAGTGAATTTACTCTTGATGCTATTCACACCATTTTGCAAACCAAAGCAGCTAAACGTAATCTTTCTCTGAAAATATTTGACTACGGTAAGGTCGAGTCGGCTAGCGGCAACCGAGTTCGTCAAGTAATCAAACTTAAAAAGGGCATCAGCCAGGAAATCGGAAAACAAATTACCAAGTTGATTCGAGACGAATTTAAAAAAGTGCAAGCCTCGATTCAAGGAGACGCCGTGAGAATTTCTGCTAAGGCCAAAGATGATTTGCAGTTAGTTATCCAACGGCTAAAACAAGAAGAATATCCAGTGGCTTTGCAATTTACTAATTACCGTTAG
- a CDS encoding ChaB family protein, giving the protein MLYKSNQDLPADVRDCLSEAAQELYRAAFNCAIHWYGEESKAHQVAWSAVKSQAASLNSTINRGPTTLLA; this is encoded by the coding sequence ATGTTATACAAAAGCAATCAAGATTTACCCGCAGATGTAAGAGATTGTTTGTCAGAGGCGGCCCAAGAGTTATACCGAGCCGCTTTTAATTGTGCTATTCACTGGTACGGCGAAGAATCGAAAGCTCACCAAGTTGCTTGGAGTGCTGTCAAATCTCAAGCGGCAAGTCTTAACAGTACCATTAATAGAGGCCCAACAACTCTTTTGGCCTAG
- the hemL gene encoding glutamate-1-semialdehyde 2,1-aminomutase: protein MTTSFKTTKSEEIFAAAQKLMPGGVSSPVRAFKSVGGQPIVFDRVKGAYIWDVDDNQYIDYVGTWGPAICGHAHPEVIEALHKALEKGTSFGAPSVQENVLAEMVIDAVPSIEMVRFVNSGTEACMAVLRLMRAFTGRDKIIKFEGCYHGHADMFLVKAGSGVATLGLPDSPGVPKSVTENTLTAPYNDLEAVKALFAENPGQIAGVILEPVVGNAGFITPDAGFLEGLRLLTQENGALLVFDEVMTGFRIAYGGAQEKFGITPDLTTLGKVIGGGLPVGAYGGRRDIMSLVAPSGPMYQAGTLSGNPLAMTAGIKTLELLQKPGSYEYLEKITKKLSDGLLEIAKQTGHASCGGYISAMFGLFFTSGPVHNYEDAKKSDLSKFSRFHRGMLEHGIYLAPSQFEAGFTSLAHTEEDIDRTLAAAKEVMSGL, encoded by the coding sequence GTGACCACCTCTTTTAAAACCACCAAATCAGAAGAAATATTTGCGGCGGCTCAAAAACTGATGCCGGGAGGCGTGAGTTCGCCCGTGCGAGCGTTCAAATCGGTAGGAGGACAACCGATCGTCTTTGACCGAGTGAAAGGCGCTTACATTTGGGATGTTGATGACAATCAATACATCGACTATGTGGGCACTTGGGGGCCTGCCATCTGCGGCCATGCCCACCCAGAAGTAATTGAAGCACTGCATAAAGCCTTAGAAAAAGGTACTAGTTTCGGCGCTCCTTCAGTGCAGGAAAATGTCCTGGCAGAAATGGTGATCGATGCGGTTCCCAGCATTGAAATGGTGCGCTTTGTCAACTCCGGTACCGAAGCTTGTATGGCCGTACTGCGTTTGATGCGTGCTTTTACCGGACGGGACAAAATCATCAAGTTCGAGGGTTGCTACCACGGCCACGCCGATATGTTCTTGGTCAAGGCGGGTTCTGGTGTAGCAACTCTCGGTTTACCTGACTCTCCAGGCGTTCCCAAATCCGTTACTGAAAATACCCTAACTGCTCCTTATAACGATTTAGAAGCTGTTAAAGCTTTATTTGCGGAAAACCCAGGCCAAATTGCGGGTGTCATTCTAGAACCAGTAGTAGGTAATGCTGGATTTATTACCCCCGATGCAGGATTTTTAGAAGGTTTGCGCTTGCTAACCCAAGAAAACGGGGCTTTGCTGGTGTTTGATGAAGTAATGACGGGTTTTCGCATTGCTTACGGCGGAGCTCAAGAAAAATTTGGTATTACTCCGGATCTCACCACGCTGGGGAAAGTAATTGGCGGCGGTTTGCCAGTAGGCGCTTATGGCGGGCGGAGAGATATCATGTCTTTGGTAGCTCCCTCCGGGCCAATGTATCAAGCAGGCACTCTGTCTGGCAATCCACTGGCGATGACTGCCGGCATTAAAACCCTCGAATTACTTCAAAAACCTGGTAGTTACGAGTATTTAGAAAAGATTACCAAAAAGCTGAGTGACGGACTGCTCGAAATTGCCAAGCAAACCGGTCATGCTAGCTGTGGCGGTTATATCAGCGCGATGTTCGGGTTATTCTTTACATCTGGCCCCGTTCACAATTACGAGGACGCTAAAAAATCGGATTTGAGCAAGTTTAGCCGCTTTCATCGCGGTATGTTAGAGCACGGTATCTATCTTGCACCGTCTCAGTTTGAAGCAGGGTTTACTTCTCTTGCTCATACAGAGGAAGATATCGATCGCACTTTAGCAGCTGCGAAAGAAGTAATGTCCGGCCTATAA